The sequence CCTACCAGATCCAGCTGCAGTGAGTCTCCCTCCCAATGTCATTCATATACCGCACCAACATGTTTTCACGCGCTACTAAACAAACAAACAGCCATCGCCACCAGGCAGGCACAGGCAGGCATGTGACCGATCCTCCCAGCTACATGACATGACATGACATGCCATGCCATGCCAACAACACATTCACCAGATCCCATCCGAGGCACAATCACATTTCTCAGGTCAAAGGCCTCAGCAACACCAAGTACCACATCCACAACCAGACCgataataataatatatgatcATTCCAGCCCCACACCAAACAATCACCACCAGGCTATGAAACGACAAGACTATATATCAGAATTAGGGTTCATATGCTATCACTATTCACTAATATGCTGCtgccgccacgccacgccaccagTCCCCCACCCCCCAAAAATACGACATACTACCCTCATCAGAGCCAGACATCTCCTGCTTCCAAGGATGCCGCTGCTGCTAAAAGGGGGCGACGATATCGTGCCGCTCTACTGTTGCCTATCCAACCCATGCACATCTACGTTGCACAGACCAGCCCAGCCCAAAAAAAAAACTACTACTCTCTACGCTATGCTACTCCTCGTCATCAGATAGGCACACCACCTCTCTGCTGGCGCCGGAGCCGCATCCCTGGGCAGCGGATGTGCCGGGGGGTCCTCCAGCCAGGTCAGAACATCCCTGTCCCAAGGGGTACGTGCCTTGGTGTCCACGAATCAGGCCAACCCTGAGCGTCGCCTCCCACTCGAGCAACGAAGCCGATACCTGGTACGACTGGCTGCCTATGCGGGCTCCGGGGCGCCCAACTCCAGCCACTGCGTTCAGTGGACATGCCACGTTGTCAGGAGCTGGATTCAGTAGCCCTGCTTGCTGCCGGGCTGCCATGGGAGCCGGGTGTGAGCTTGATGCGGTTGGCTGAGCTAAGCTTGGCGCCATGACTTCGGGCAACTGTAGTAGTAGGCGATGCAGCACGTCCTGACTCTGATCTGAGGCAGCCTGAGGAGTGCGTCCTATATGAGCTCTAGCTTGCTGAATTCCTGCTGGTGCAGCGTTCAGTGGACCACCTCCGATGTGGTGAACATATGGATTCAGGCGTGGTGCTTGTTCGCTCGCCATGACAACAGGGATTCTGGTACTTGACCGCACAAAGTTTGTCATCGACCCTGGACCTGAACCTGGTAGAAGCGAGGATGCTGGGAAAACTGGATGTGAGTCTGATGTGGACGACATCGCCTGGTGACCTGAACTTGGTGCCATGGATGCAAATGAGATACCTGCCAGTGCATTGCCAGAAGCAGAGCTTTCAAAATTACCATGGACAGACTGTCTCGATGGTATAACCCCGGGATTCATGATACTGGGTGGATGCTGTCCATCTCTGTGAACCATTGCAAACGGTGCTGGCATCCTGAGTTGCTGGAGATGAGGAGCAGGCCCACGTGATTGTGCTCCAACAGCTCTGTAGATTCCATGTCGTGGATGCATTGAACCAACAGGTGATGGTGCTGCTCTGGAATGGTTTCCAGGTAAAACAGGTTGCAGTTGGATAGCCCCAGAAGCCGGTGGCCGAGCCACCTGTGaaggtgggaggtgaggtcctgTTGTATGATATGACATCAAAACTGTTGGTCGAGTGGCTAAAGATGAGGCAACCGGTAATAGTGTGGCTTGAGCTGCTGTTGTCCCACACGGAGCATGCTGAGAGGACTGGGGTGCCTGCCAAATTGTGGGCCTTGCAGATCTCTCTGTAAAATACAAGAAGCAAACCATGTATCACATGTTCCAAGGAACAAAAAAAATGAACTCAGCAACAATGACAGATCTAAATGCGTAGATCAATGTAAAAAAGAAATGCAATTCAACTAGCCAATCCAGACATAGCATATATCATTACTGCACTAGAATCGGTGAAGGGGGGAGGGAAAACTCCACACACACATGCCATAATTCTACCACACAGAACACCCAGGTATGCAAATCAATGGGTCAGGTGAGATCAAAATGATTAGTCTTAACCAAACAGTGCTCAATCTGACAAGAAAAATCGAAAACCAATGCAGACTATGGAAGATCTGCATTAAGTATAAAACCTCACAAGAGCAAAGAACACTAATACATAAACGCAAACACAAAGTTATACTGGTAATCAATACCTTGAACTAGAGATGCTTTAAAGAATTCAGCTAGTGATTGATTTACAAGAACTTTCGTGTAGATACGGTTAAGGTCTGTGGTCAATCGATGATACACAGAATCTTCCTCTTGACGTAACAACTCATACTTCTCCTTTACCTTCTCTATTTCTTGGTTGCACTCTGTTTGAAGTTGTGATTTCTGTCCGCAAGAAATTGTGCAGAGAAGGAAGAAATGAAAAGTCTCACGGTTAGAAAAATGCAATCTAATGTAAGGATAAAACATCTATATAGAAGTAAATATGCGGCAAACCTTCTGTTCATGGTTTTTACAGAGCACGGCGTTGCAGTATTTCAGTTTTTCAAGCTCATTCATTAGTGGTTCGTTACTAGACAATAGACCTGCAGGTGTCAATGTAGATAGTTGGCCTAGCAGCTCAGGAACCGGTGTCGTATTTGGCTGAAGACCTATTTGAATTCTCTCATCAGGGTGTGTCCTCAATGGTGAGATATGCTGAGCTGAGGTTGATGACCACGTTTCAGGCTGCAAGTTCTGAGCTGGAATGGTGCCAAAAATGCCTGCTCCTTCTGCTTCCGCAATTTGATCCTGCAATTGAGATGATGACTGCATTCTGGACTGCAAATCTGGAGCTGACAACATACCCCAAGTACCTGCCTCTTCTGCATGTGGATCACATGAAGGTTCCACACTCTGCAGAACAGTTGTACTTTGTGTCACAGGCATGCCCGACAGATCAGTTCTTTCAAGTGGAACATCCTCCTGTGTTATCATTGACAGTTGCAAATCCTGAGATGCTGAGGTGCACAAGAGACCAGCCCTTTCTGTTTCCTCAGACAGAATCAACGTCGGTGGCTGCAAATCACCAACTGGATGCTGTGAAGTTGCTAAAGCTAAACTATGTTGGGCATGGGGACTTGTGATTTCCTGTGCAGGCATACTTGCTTGACCATTCTCAGTTTCAGCTTCACCAGAAAGTGGAAGGGTGGACAGATCGCTGGTGGTACAAGCTAGATATTCAGTTTCGCCTTTCCCTGACAAATCAGTTCCTCTATCTGGCTGACAGACTGTTTGGCTCCTGTCATCTGGGAGCATTCTTTGAAGTGGAACACCCAACAATGACATGGATGGCCCCAGGTCATGATGCAAATCCTGTTCTGGCTGAGTGCCCAACATACCTGATGATTCTGAAACAGCAGGTGTGTGCCTTGAAGATACACCGTTACTTTGCAGGGAAGACGTACTTGATACATTAGCAGGAGTTCCAGCCTCCAAAGGAAGTGACAACATAGCTGTGCTTTGTGGGGCAGCCAAAATTGGTGAGTCTGATTGGGCTTTTTGTGCGTGAAAAGTGCCAACATCGTGATTTTTACTGCCTACCTGTGACAGAACTGTTGTAGTTTCTGGCTGATGCCTTGTTTCAGAGCTGTCAGCATCCAACGTTGAGCTTGATGGTTGAATATCTGGCTTCTGGGCAGCCTCTGTGTCCAAATTACTTGATGGATTTGCTTCTTCTGGTGGATGTCCCAAAACTGGTAACTTCCGCTGAGTAGGAAGACTTGTACTATGTTGTGCAGGCATACTTGACTGATCACTCTGAATTTCAGCTACCCAAGCTTCTGGCATAGCAATATAAGATTGATTTTCTGAATTCAATGGATCTGCAATGACAGTGTCAATATTTTTTTCTTTAACTCCAGTGCTGGAATCATCTAAATGGTCAGAAGTTTTCCCTTCCTGAGACATTCCAGTTGTTATATCTGGTTCAACGTTCACCTTACTGGAATCACCTAAATGGTCAGAAGTTGTCCCTTCCTGCAACATTCCAGTTGTTGTATCTGGTTCATGGTTCATTTTACTAGAATCATCAGGGCACACCTTCTGATGTTGAGCACCCAATGTTGGGCATGTTGTTTGCATCTCAGTTTGCAGATCCTGAACTGCCATTGCATGTAATGTATCAGACGGTTCTTCTGATGTTGGATGCTGCAAGGTCGTGACAGAAGCCAAAATATGTGATTCCAAGTGGTCTGGATCTGCTGCAACAGTACTATCATTTTCTGCATTGATTACCACAAGAGAAGTTGCACTTCCTGGAACCATACTTGGATTAGCAATAATGTCACCCTTGGCATGTTCAATATTTCTGTCATCACCAGTCGAAAATTCCTAAACATTTACAGAGGCAATCGACACAAATAATAATCAAAGCGCAATGGTTAAAGAAAATACACGCAAAAAAATCTCTAAGCACTCGTGAAGTATCAACAAAGCCCACTGGTACAGCAAAAAGGCTTAGACACTTTGATTATCTTGGTGGTCTGGGAGCTGTAGAAACATGGCAAGATCTGTGTTCAATAGAGCTTCTATGAGATCAGATACGGTTCTATAAGTTCAGACACGGCTGTGAGGGCAGTAATAGAACTGTGGAGAAGGGTGCCTTATGACGTGCAGCCAAAGCTAAAGACCTCACTGATTTCTCAGTTATTAAGCTGTTTCTTCTTTTGTTCAGTGGCACAGCTGTGATATGCGAATTGGTGTTTTGTGTCAGTAGTTCGTAAGCGGTGTGGCAGATCTCCTAAACATTGGGGGGGTAGTTGCATGAAATGGCTTGGAAGTGATTTTCCATAGACAAGATAATCACTCAAAGAATCTTGTGTGCAGAAAAATAATATAACAGATTCGACACGCTTCAAACACAGAACAACCTCCAATCAAAGAACAGTAAACAAAAGCCATGGTGTATGACAGATAACAAAAGAAAGAAAAACTCGGATGACTAATGTAATACCTGATTGATTGAACCATGACTTGTAGGAATAGAACTAGCAGAACAACCTCCTTGGTAGTCAATTCCAACAGAAATACAGTGATTATTGTTATCTGGAAGATCTACATATTCTGATGATGCTCTCCCACCAGACCTCAAATGAGCTTCTGTAGGCTCATTTCTCACTGCAAGTGTAGAACAAGCCTCTGGTGAAAACAAACTGCGTAAAATAGTAATTTCCATCGGTCTGTCATCCATAAGCTGGTCACCATCCAAAGCCATTTTTTGGTCAACATGACTatcatcattttgtttcttaaaatGGATAAATTCCTCAATGACAGAATTGGAATCTGGTAGAGTAACGCAATGATCAGGAAATTGGTCTAATTCACCTGATACTACTTCCTGTTTGAGTTTTTCCTTCATCAGTTCCTCTTCAGCCAGTGTTGTAGAATGCAGTGCATCAAGTTTGAAAAACTGGAGCCTGATGTGCGCCAAGAAAGAATGCATAAACATAGTGAACCACTGAATTACTAACTTTATTTGGTCAATTTCCATCTCTTCGTCAATGTTACTTATCCGAATGTGTTGAACAACTGCATGGCATACCTCTTTCAGTTTCTTAACTTGATTGTCTCTCAGTGTTCTTAAATTTAATATCTCAAGTTGTTGCTTCTCAATGATATCCCTCTCTCTTGAGAAAAATATGCTGTTAAATAAATCTATTCTTTTCATTGCAGCACTACTAGAAGATTCTTCACTTAAGAGATGTTCTCTACCAGCATCTGGAGCAGATAGCAATTCTTGTTCATCTGAAACCATCACCATCTGATCAGTGGCAGATGGGCTATCTTCAGTGCCTTTT is a genomic window of Zea mays cultivar B73 chromosome 5, Zm-B73-REFERENCE-NAM-5.0, whole genome shotgun sequence containing:
- the LOC100272354 gene encoding uncharacterized protein LOC100272354; the encoded protein is MSNTSGGSLMDGAAGGNLASRNDSQGVISSSHSGSDHVTKVPSVRRRTHPPMRLGSEVPEPSPKMRKVVNEEDTPCGASNTGKISASPSAVSRDPNGTSTSEDHAGGHSSEYATVGNARGSPIKRRCMQTSHYLGLFTPLKGKHTDEVAKSKQSTVSTKTKKFKEIQFQKLQRLPDGCHPDFDNDHLCSVNNHDLLPEMSTPSADLHLLTETGVENMRTPKSLHAELKRELSKLNTVLKLPDNVLFLANQFLEYLLNNHLVVREPRSILHAFNIALCWRAASFLKYTELDHRESLALASDGLNYECNEELAELFYKKIGILKEKVAHKPGGIINGRLSPHESSSANLRSDHSFRKQAMDLHGNFTKGTEDSPSATDQMVMVSDEQELLSAPDAGREHLLSEESSSSAAMKRIDLFNSIFFSRERDIIEKQQLEILNLRTLRDNQVKKLKEVCHAVVQHIRISNIDEEMEIDQIKLVIQWFTMFMHSFLAHIRLQFFKLDALHSTTLAEEELMKEKLKQEVVSGELDQFPDHCVTLPDSNSVIEEFIHFKKQNDDSHVDQKMALDGDQLMDDRPMEITILRSLFSPEACSTLAVRNEPTEAHLRSGGRASSEYVDLPDNNNHCISVGIDYQGGCSASSIPTSHGSINQEFSTGDDRNIEHAKGDIIANPSMVPGSATSLVVINAENDSTVAADPDHLESHILASVTTLQHPTSEEPSDTLHAMAVQDLQTEMQTTCPTLGAQHQKVCPDDSSKMNHEPDTTTGMLQEGTTSDHLGDSSKVNVEPDITTGMSQEGKTSDHLDDSSTGVKEKNIDTVIADPLNSENQSYIAMPEAWVAEIQSDQSSMPAQHSTSLPTQRKLPVLGHPPEEANPSSNLDTEAAQKPDIQPSSSTLDADSSETRHQPETTTVLSQVGSKNHDVGTFHAQKAQSDSPILAAPQSTAMLSLPLEAGTPANVSSTSSLQSNGVSSRHTPAVSESSGMLGTQPEQDLHHDLGPSMSLLGVPLQRMLPDDRSQTVCQPDRGTDLSGKGETEYLACTTSDLSTLPLSGEAETENGQASMPAQEITSPHAQHSLALATSQHPVGDLQPPTLILSEETERAGLLCTSASQDLQLSMITQEDVPLERTDLSGMPVTQSTTVLQSVEPSCDPHAEEAGTWGMLSAPDLQSRMQSSSQLQDQIAEAEGAGIFGTIPAQNLQPETWSSTSAQHISPLRTHPDERIQIGLQPNTTPVPELLGQLSTLTPAGLLSSNEPLMNELEKLKYCNAVLCKNHEQKKSQLQTECNQEIEKVKEKYELLRQEEDSVYHRLTTDLNRIYTKVLVNQSLAEFFKASLVQERSARPTIWQAPQSSQHAPCGTTAAQATLLPVASSLATRPTVLMSYHTTGPHLPPSQVARPPASGAIQLQPVLPGNHSRAAPSPVGSMHPRHGIYRAVGAQSRGPAPHLQQLRMPAPFAMVHRDGQHPPSIMNPGVIPSRQSVHGNFESSASGNALAGISFASMAPSSGHQAMSSTSDSHPVFPASSLLPGSGPGSMTNFVRSSTRIPVVMASEQAPRLNPYVHHIGGGPLNAAPAGIQQARAHIGRTPQAASDQSQDVLHRLLLQLPEVMAPSLAQPTASSSHPAPMAARQQAGLLNPAPDNVACPLNAVAGVGRPGARIGSQSYQVSASLLEWEATLRVGLIRGHQGTYPLGQGCSDLAGGPPGTSAAQGCGSGASREVVCLSDDEE